The sequence ATTGGCATCGGAAAATAAAGATTTCACGAAATTTATTTATACATTATTTTTGCCAATTAACATGTAGTTTTACGATAGTTGGCAAAATTTTTCTTATAAGCTAAATCTAATAAATAAAATAGTTTATTGGTTTAAGCTTGAATCGTAGCAGATTTAATATATAAAAAATACTTAAGAATTGGACGAATAACAATTTCAACACTACAAATCTGTATTATAATCAGCCGTAAGCCGCTGTATATGAATAAACATTAATTGATATTTGTAACTAATTAAAATCAATAAAAATTTCAGTGTAAAGTATATATAAACAGATATTTAATATTTTTTTAACATAAGGTAATAATATCCATATATTTTATGGAACTGTTACTACTATAAATAACTGGAAGTTTTTAAAACTTATTGAAAATATATTCGAGATTGACCTCAACGAATACTATATTAATAATGTAGTTAAAGCATTCAGAATATTGTGTCATATATTTTCTAAATAATCAGCTATTTAAAACAAGCAATGGTTTTAACTTATACTTTTGCAGAACTGTGAACCCTACTACCTAAAATTATTAAGGAAGCTTTAGTTTTAGGAAAAGGGATATTATGAATCGATTCAGCAAAATAAAACTAAGCCATAAATAGCTTTACATAAGTAATTTATAAATTAGCTCAAGAATAAAATAGGATAATTGATAATGGGAATAGAAGCATACTTTAAGCAAGTTTCTCCTTCTTTATTAAAAAAAATTCAAAAATATCCCGATTTCTTTGAATTATTTGATGATGCTCAGTATTTACCCGATTCACCTTTTTGGCAAGATTTTAATCTCGATTTAAACGATCCAGAAGATGCTAAGTGGTTTGACGAAGCTACTAACTACGTACCGCAAACTTTAGAAAAACTAAAATTCGAGCAGCCACAAGAATTTGCAAAGCTGAAGTCAGACATTCCTGCAATGCTGGCAGAAGGTAAAAATGTAGAGTTTGATATTGGAAAACAATGGAAAAATATCCACTTCATTTTAACTGGAATTAATGACTTAAGTCCCTTACCATTTCTCACCGGTAAAAATAAACAAGATAAACTACCTGCAATAAATGCCATTTTAGGAGGTAAGACTATAGACTATGAAACCGATCATGGATTATTAAGATATCTTACTGTTGACGAAGTAAAACAA comes from Rivularia sp. PCC 7116 and encodes:
- a CDS encoding DUF1877 family protein, producing MGIEAYFKQVSPSLLKKIQKYPDFFELFDDAQYLPDSPFWQDFNLDLNDPEDAKWFDEATNYVPQTLEKLKFEQPQEFAKLKSDIPAMLAEGKNVEFDIGKQWKNIHFILTGINDLSPLPFLTGKNKQDKLPAINAILGGKTIDYETDHGLLRYLTVDEVKQISQALSKFSQTHFQQRFNLKGLESGFETIYDVYKQLLNYYQNVADAQNAMFLYLG